The Erigeron canadensis isolate Cc75 chromosome 1, C_canadensis_v1, whole genome shotgun sequence genome segment AACAATAGGAAATCCAAGaatttgttatgtatttatGAAGAATTTTAGGTGATAGATAGAAAAGAGGAGGATGGAGAAGAGAAAGAGTTGAAGTTTGGTAAAGTGAAAATGAATGGATGAGTGAGTGTGGGTGTTGATTGGGGGCCGGCCTAGGGAGTCCATTTTtgggctcccgctccgctaatTCTGACAAATAGCTAAACGTTAACCACTTAAACGCTAAAACGAACCCGTTGCCCCATTTAACTCAACGTTATGTCAAAACACGTCAAACCGTTCcataattcatataaattcACGAAATCATTCACATTTTACCACGTTTATTTACAAGTCAAATAAGGTCAAAAGTCACGAATGTTACAGTATTCCACgatattttctatttatacacTACCCATGTATAAATTTCATATATTCTGTGTATTTTCATGATATTTCATGTTTATACACTATCCATGTATAATTTCCTTTTTTCGTGTTAATACATCTTTCGTGTATTTTCATGATATTTTAGGTTTATACACTATCCGtgtataatataattttctcGCATTAATACATCTTTCATGTATTTTCacaatattttatgtttatacacTATCCATGTATAATTTGATTTTTCGCTTTTGTACATCTTTCGTATATTTCCATGATATTTCATGTTTACACACTATCCGtgtataattttcttttttcgcGTTAATACATCTTTTGtgtatttttatgatatttcaGTTTATACATTATCCGtgtataatataattttctcaCATTAATACATCTTTCGTGTATTTTCgtgatattttatgtttatacacTATTTGTGTATAATTAACTATTTTCATTAATACGCCCTTTGTGTATTTTCGTGATATTTCATCCATCTAATGGCGGGATATTTGCATGCATTGTCGACGTATAATAATATATTCCTAGGGATATATTATTTAAGCAATAAATTATATTGCAGATGCGTTTCCTTTAGTAAGTAATTTCACTCTCTTATTTATTTGGGCAAGAACAGTAATGCCCTAAGAGCAGTTATCAATGATGATTGTCTCTTAGATATGTTATTACCTCGTGTCTTGAAATTCAAGGATCACGAAGTCGTTATTCGTTATTGGCGTCTTCCGTTTGTATGAAGTTGTGGGTTTGAGTAAACAAATCTTCTAAGGATGTTGGTGGTCGTGAAATGAGGTCTTTGAATAGTCTTCTAGAGTGTAAACCACTAATCAAAGCTCTACATACTATAGCATCTGTTCCACCATGTGTTATGTTTATGTGCTTAGCGACTCGTCTGGTCATTGTCTTATACCAAGGGTTTCTGCTTGAGTTTTATGAAATCTTCGTTGTTGTAGAAAGTTTGCCTTGAGTTTGTCTCTTAAATGGAGGAAGCCATCGATGCCCAGGTGCGAGGTTATCATACCAGAATCTCGTTGTCCCGCATAGTGTGATGTGAAACAACCTACACCATGTTGGCTCTAGTAGTGTGTGCACGCTCATTGTTCCCATGAAAACTGTGAGATGATCATCGGGATCTGTTGTCCCATCATATGCTCGTAGATTGGTTGGAACCTTTAGCCCGTCGGGCATGTTATAGTCACGAATTCGGTTAGTGAAAGATGAAGCTACCAAGTCTTGCACATCCCTATCTCGTTCCCCAAACGTGAAAGGCTTGTGATAAAAGTCAGTATCTAATGCTAGTTTTCCTCTTGTGGGTGTAGCGACTCTAGTCGTGGTACAAGCTCTGACTTATTCCATACTGTCACTTTTAATAACCAAGATATCTTTGCTTTTTCCTAGTACCATGTCATTTATGCCAGAGTTCCATGCATGGTTCTATGACTAATGGATCGACATCGGCAGGCAAGGGTTGAGGTGAAATGTTTGTTCCTTTTTGAACAAAAGTAGTGTACATAGCGTCCATCAGATCGTTAATCCGATCAAGATTTCAAACTATCAATTGCATCAAAGGTTCATTCGGGTCTAGTTGTGTGGCTATGTTGCTAGGTTTTCCTGAGGTTTGATGAGTTAATGCAGGCTCAATGTTAGGGGTGTCAAGATTGTTTGTTTTATGATTATTAGTGTTTTGATCAGAGTTACTGTCAGCCATTTCTTACTTGTTACTAGCGAGGGAGTAATGTGGATTTCTTTGACTTTCTTTGTAAAAGGAAGAACCAAAGTTtcggtcccacggatggcgccaaatgatGATACGTCGATTAACATAAACTTATTAGGAATATGCAATCTAATATCATTATACAAAAGAATGGGGTTTATACGGATCCCATGCCACCTAGCATGGGAAAGTGTGAGGAAAATTAGGATATTTGGGTGACGATTCCCTACTGGTAACTCGTATTATGTATACGGTTTTACACCATCCGATCCTATGATGATGATCtatgttttagttatatttgcTAGATGATGATAAGAGAGTTTTATTCTTTAGAGAGAATTGGAGTGTAGAGAGTTCTATGTGAAAACTTCTTCTGTTCTTTCTTTATGATTTGAGTTACTATTTATAGTGATAAAGATGACCCTTGGTGATTTGAAAGGGTTTCCCTTGGTGATTCAAAAGGGTGTCCTTTGGTGATTTGAAAGGGTGTCCTTTCATAACTCGAAAGAGTGACTTTTGGTGATTTGAAAGGGTACCCTTTGGTAACTTGAAAGGTTGTCCCTTGGATAGATATTATTCCTTTGGCATCGTATGTGTACTATGTTATCGTATGTATACTATCGGATCCCATAACTTGTGATTATAAAGTTGTTAAGATAACATACAGTTTTGATAGTTTGGATGATATGATTGAAAAACTTCTTCCCGTAGAGGTGTATAGCATGCGAAAGGACTCATGGGAATCCATCACAGAAAGGTTTCCATCCCATATTACATCATTTCGCAACCTCGATGAAGTTTATGTGGATGGATATGATGGAGATGTTCATTGGCATTCTTATGTTGATACGAAGTACATGCTTGAAACAATAATAGCATTTGATTCGAATCTTGAAACTTTTAGTGAGATATTGCTTCCAGACTCTATCCAAAGCAATCGAGGAAGGAGTAATGCTTTGGGAGTTTTGTCCCGAAAGCTTTGTGTGATATCCAGCATCTACAATGGTGATTGTGAGGTGTGGGTGATGGATAAGTATAAGGTGGCTAGTTCGTGGATGAAACTACATGTGTTATCCGGGTTTAGTGGCAATATTTATCCGATTGGATTCACTTTGAACGgtaagtttatttttgaaaatgatctTCGTCTAGCTCTGTACGATCCAAAGGCAGCCGCACCTAAACTGTTTAAGGGTATGAAACCATTTGATCACTCAATAACCAGAGTTGCTCAATACATTGACTGTCTCGTTTGGCCGGTAGCGCGCAACGTGAGCCATCCATTATGATAACATATCTTGATTACAAATTTGAAGCTCTAAAAGTGGCAACGGATACTGCGTCGCCATCATGTAGTTTGCTTGATCAGTCTACTAGCTAATTTATTTCTTCATGCTGTATTACATGAGGCATTTAATTTGACAttgttgatttgttttttttaaatttatttatttttcgtgCTCCTTTGTTTGCTGCCAGCTGAATTGCTGAAAAGATTAACGATCTTTTAACATTTGTCTGTGCTGGTTTATTCGAATCTAAATTTTGTTGGTGACAAGATTTTAGGAGCTTCAAGCTTCtagtttttaagaaaaaaaacatctATCTAGTAAAAAGCTAGATTTTGATAATTAGTAATTAAGGTCCAAAAAGTACTAAATCTAattattatgatttattaaGGTAAATTTAGATTGAATAAGTGATTTACAATAACGTTTGTATTTAATCTTGGATCAATAGTACTCAGTCTAATTAAGAAGGTAAATTTAGATTGAATAAGTGATTTAGTAATCCTCATAATTATGCCTGTATTTCAGATAAGAAGCTAAATTTGGTGTTATTGCTTAATTTCTCATCATCTGATGTACCCTTtctaatttttatgtatattttttttgtcgTCGTTAGGCTTAGTTAGGATAACCTGTTTCAACTCTATTTTGATTATCAATCACTTAATGTTGAAAAACAACTAATTAAGGCCATATCAATCACTGGAACTGGAAACTTTGGTGGTACCACAGATAGGGCATCATAGGGACTTCTTTTCGCACGTTGAACAAACAGGAAAATGTCTACACGATAAACACGTCttagtcatatactcatatgcAACTTCTTTCAAAAACAATGTTCCTTTATCGTCTGTGGCATTGCATTAGATTGGCTATACGTCCCTCATCACCGGCATCCTTCAGATCCATCTTCATttccatttctttttgtttgCAATAGTTTTGCTTAACCTCTTCAAATGCGTCCCTGAATCCCTCTGGATATTAGGCAGACCGGCCGCAGACATAAATAGTAGTTGCATGAGtacaaaaacaaaagtagtAATTCCGAAAAATGAGTTATTTCCTAGCTATATTAACTAAAGAGCATATTGATACGCGGCTTATCATGGCAGTGTATTCTGGAGGAGGCTCCATATATGGAGATGGAACACCAAAATTTGCAGACATACAATTTTGATCTACAATTGAAATTTTTTACACATTAGGATATCAGATGTTGTTATAAAAGCATGAACAACCAATATTAAAAAGAGATAGAATTATGTTTTCATACAAAAAACCTCCATTTTTGTTGTTGGTTAAAAATCTTTTGGGTGCCATTACACAAAGAGTGAAAGAGAAAGGGGTATGTTGATAAAAAGTTGGTGGTGGTTTAGCGAATTATAAAAGggtaaaaattaaacacattcAAAGTAAAGGTAGATAGATACTATAAGGAGTCTCTTAACTTTATGTAGAGGTAAAACTATTTACAGTTTAATTTCCTACATATACCGTCATATTATTGACGCCCAAAATACATAGTAGACGCCATTAGGTATTACGTACTTACTTTTTCACAAATTAAaggtagaaaaaaaaatgtgacaaCTATGTGATAACTGAGAAGTATGAAATGATTAAAGTACTTTATAATGGATCTCTATAGTGGTAAACGTCGTGATCTCTAATGTAACGTTTTTCCTTAAGTAATGCTGGAATCTTGGATAACCAATTAAGTTTCTTTTTTACCTATTCTAAACCGTGGTTTATTAATGCTCTATCTCTAGTTAAAGATTTAGAACGTCGTAGAAATCGCGAGGCTGTGATTCTTTGTATCCAACTGAACATTGCCCAAATGATCAATTTATGgcgtatttgtttttttaaccattaagtgaTTGAATTAataagtgactgaatggataaataatgtctatatagattaagtcaatacaattgttttttgtttgttaagtcAAAAAGCAAACACTTTTGAtaacttaatggattaagtatcTTTGATTAAATCATGACTGAATTTATAAAGTCTCAAACAAACATCACCTTAGCAATGAATATGTCTTTGAATACCACACTATGGAATTGAAAATGATTCAAATATGTGACCTATTTCTAGCAAAAGTCATTAACAATAGTTTGCGAGCTATGGTTAACATCAAAAAAATAATGCCAATGAAGAGATATTATTTCTTAGAACTTGCTAACCATAGTTTACAAGCTATggtaaacattaaaaaaaaaaaaaaaaatgctatgCATAACAGTAGTAGTGTCCCTTTTGATTAAATTAACTTAAGTATGCATAATCCTCTTATTTTTTAGCCAATTGATGAACAAAATACATTGGATCTGTATAATTGTCTTCCCAAATTATGGTGGTAAGTTTGTTAAACGTGTCAAGGAAAACAAAAAATCCTTTTGCAACTTAGCggaaaatcaaaattaaaatgaatcAGTTAGCCCACTTGGTATAGAATTGTGTGTCGGGGTAAAATCTACTTTTCCACCCCTAATATGTACTCGTAGtagttaaatttaatttaattagtggCATAATAGATAAGGTCgttcatatttgatattttaaatgcCTGTGGTTTCAAactttaaattctttttaagaATTAACCACCTCTAGACGTACAGCTAATATTGAATGATACGATGGCTTATATTTGGAAAAAAAGTTAGTagttatataactaattaactttaattttatcaaatgagAGATCACATGGAACATCAAAGAGAGTTATCATGAATTATTCACGTCATATTTTTGTTGCTTTTGGGTCACAGTGTACATGATTTTGATCATTCCATGCCATATATAAAGCGTATACCATTTAGTTCTGTTTACTTTCATTGAATCTATTTTTGGGTAAGAATGTGAGTTTAGTAGGTCTTAAGTATTACACAAATCAATCCCATCTAACCAATTTGTAAGTTATtcctaagaaaaaaaaacacaaagttaCAAACCAATGGCTGAACAAGACGGTAACAGAAACAATAACACACAAAACTATTGGCCTGTTGGTGGCCGGGGATCTGCGCCACCAAGAGCCCCAGGCGCCGAAACCCCACCCCCACCACCCACAGTAACACCTTCCCCACAACCCTTTTTAGCGCTATCCATTGCTTGGCCTAGTTCAAGCAGCCAACCCGTCACAAAGTCTTCTGCTATATGCCCAGTATGTGGAAAGGAAATGTATCATGAAAAAGCCCTTAATGGGCATTTGCGCTGGCATACCTACAAGGATCGAGAAGTAGCTGCCGAAAGGGTGGTCAGGGCTTTAGCCTCATCCGTGCTAGTTGCAACAAACGGAAGGGGAAGCACATCAAGAAGGCAAGAGTTGCCTGACCTAAATTTGATTCCCCCGCCGGAGGGTGAAGAGTAATGGGTGTGGATTCTGTGGAAGCAAGCATAACTACTCTATAGCTAGCTAGGGTATCCCGGGATACGGGTCTACTCGACTCTCAAAGTGTCGTTTTTCTTTATTAGTGTAATCCTTTATTAGATGTCATGTTTCTTAATAAGCAGTGTAATCCTTAATTTGTTAAGTGTTATGGGTCTTAGTCCTCTTAATGTGAAGTGTTATTCATTAATCTGTTTACCATATCTAATGAagtctttttattattattaatattttacgCTATCTTAAAAAGTTATGATACAAGTCTCCATGGTTGCTCTTTGCTgtgataagaaaaataaaatgaatgaataCAAAAGTAGATAAAGATTGTGAACCTAATAGCAGTGAACGATTGTACGTAGAAATGAAAAGCCAGTAAACAAAACAACATAGATGCTACATAAGTTGGTATATCCATTACACGGATTATGAGGTATGGGACTTATAACTATAGTATACATATAATTGTCCACCAAAATCAGATTTTCCCTAAATCTCGATGTACACAATGTGTATTCAATAACCAAAATGTTCATGTTTTCCCAATACATAATGTAAGTTGCAACTATCTCGTTATAACACCACGTGTTGACCTACGTGTGTTGCGCACGTGTTCTATGTTAAATATCATACCATCCGTACGAAACATCAAATCCTCCATCTAAACTCCATATCAAAACTCCAGATGCTGCACGTTGTGCGTTACAATGATAATTTTGATCATGTCTACATCCTTTGCATTGTGTCCTCCTACAAATTCCTGTCAGACCTATGGTAAACACAAATTACAAACGAGTATCAGTTTCCATTAATTCCTATTAGGCTATTGTAAAACTTGTTTATACAAAATGAATTGTACAAACAGAATGTTTAGATTTAGTTTCACATGCGCATCTTCTACCTACGAGTGTCAATTAAAGATGAGATAGATTATTAATGGTGCATAAGTGTAGTGACATATTCGAATTTGGGGAGCTTTCAAAGCTTTGATGGTGTATATTGCTAGATTCTTATTTGGAACAAGAAAACCATGAAAAAATTTTACAGACTGTAAGTTTTTCGATTCATTGGTGTTTCATGTATTTTGTCGATGAAACTTAGTAGAACCAGTATACTCGGAGTTGGGAATGT includes the following:
- the LOC122588901 gene encoding F-box/kelch-repeat protein At3g06240-like, coding for MRKDSWESITERFPSHITSFRNLDEVYVDGYDGDVHWHSYVDTKYMLETIIAFDSNLETFSEILLPDSIQSNRGRSNALGVLSRKLCVISSIYNGDCEVWVMDKYKVASSWMKLHVLSGFSGNIYPIGFTLNGKFIFENDLRLALYDPKAAAPKLFKGMKPFDHSITRVAQYIDCLVWPVARNVSHPL